The following proteins come from a genomic window of Anabaena sphaerica FACHB-251:
- a CDS encoding peptidylprolyl isomerase encodes MRLKFSQFLVLLLMIGGLMLGGCSTEKVSSSTSPASTATSKATEASSKSTAEAVTPSKNNSERVPGIKNLPRLEGKATVVMTVKGAPITIEVDGNNAPITAGNFVDLVQKGVYDGLVFHRVVREPQPFVVQGGDPQSKNPNTPAQQLGTGGYIDPTIKTERRIPLEIKPEGADQPVYSQTITKKPVLTHKLGAVAMARSQMPDSASSQFYFALADLGFLDGNYAVFAYVTDGFDVVNKIQQGDRIDSAKVTKGAENFKPPQ; translated from the coding sequence ATGCGGTTAAAATTTTCACAATTTTTAGTGCTTCTGTTGATGATTGGTGGTTTGATGTTGGGAGGATGTTCAACAGAGAAGGTCTCTTCTAGTACATCTCCAGCTTCGACAGCTACCTCAAAGGCAACTGAGGCAAGCTCGAAGTCAACTGCGGAAGCAGTAACGCCATCAAAAAACAATAGTGAGCGTGTTCCAGGAATCAAAAATTTACCACGGCTCGAAGGTAAAGCTACTGTAGTGATGACAGTTAAAGGCGCACCAATTACCATCGAAGTGGATGGAAATAATGCTCCCATTACTGCTGGAAACTTTGTTGATTTAGTCCAAAAGGGTGTTTACGACGGTTTAGTATTCCATCGGGTTGTACGTGAACCTCAGCCGTTTGTTGTTCAAGGTGGTGATCCTCAGAGTAAAAATCCCAACACTCCCGCACAACAATTGGGAACTGGTGGCTATATAGACCCAACAATTAAGACTGAACGCCGTATACCATTAGAAATTAAGCCAGAAGGTGCAGACCAGCCAGTTTACAGTCAAACAATTACTAAAAAGCCTGTTTTGACTCACAAGCTTGGTGCAGTAGCAATGGCAAGATCCCAAATGCCTGATTCTGCTTCTTCTCAGTTTTATTTTGCTTTAGCGGATCTGGGATTCCTAGATGGTAACTACGCTGTTTTTGCTTATGTTACCGATGGCTTTGATGTAGTAAACAAAATTCAGCAAGGCGATCGCATTGATTCTGCCAAAGTCACTAAAGGTGCTGAAAATTTCAAACCTCCTCAGTAG
- a CDS encoding beta-ketoacyl-ACP synthase: MVRVFVTGIGLVSALGKSLEDSWQNLLALKTGIKLHQPFPELGIIPLGLIGQQPSDLSTLTQMVVNSALQDAELVAPLPDCAVVIGSSRSYQASWEKLARQMYGKDTNPELLNLETWLDTLPQMNAIAVARQIGASGTVLAPMAACCTGIWAISQAAMLIQTGQCQRAIAGAVEAPITPLSICGFQQMGALAKTGAYPFDVNREGLVLGEGGAVLILESAELIKQRQANPENIYGEILSFGLTADAFHGNQPEPEGKSAIAAINQCLERSDLTPADIDYIHAHGTATLLNDRIESKIIQYLFPPQVAISSTKGASGHTLGASGALGVAFSLMGLKHKILPPCVGLQQPEVDLNFVTTARECEMQRVLCFSFGFGGQNTAIAISSSNLIY; encoded by the coding sequence TTGGTTAGGGTTTTTGTCACTGGTATTGGTTTAGTTTCTGCTTTAGGTAAAAGCTTAGAAGATAGCTGGCAGAATTTACTGGCTCTGAAAACGGGAATTAAATTACATCAACCATTTCCAGAACTGGGAATAATTCCTCTCGGTTTAATTGGTCAACAACCTTCTGATTTGAGTACCCTGACTCAGATGGTTGTTAATTCTGCTTTACAAGATGCTGAATTAGTAGCACCTTTACCTGATTGTGCGGTGGTAATTGGTTCTAGTCGTAGCTATCAAGCGTCTTGGGAGAAGTTAGCACGACAGATGTATGGGAAAGATACCAACCCAGAACTATTAAATTTAGAAACTTGGTTGGATACCTTGCCGCAGATGAATGCGATCGCTGTAGCTAGACAAATCGGAGCATCAGGTACGGTTTTAGCACCTATGGCGGCTTGTTGTACGGGAATTTGGGCAATTTCCCAAGCTGCTATGTTAATTCAAACTGGGCAATGTCAACGAGCGATCGCTGGTGCAGTGGAAGCACCTATTACCCCCCTTAGTATCTGTGGATTTCAGCAAATGGGGGCTTTAGCAAAAACAGGCGCTTATCCTTTTGATGTCAACCGGGAAGGTTTAGTATTAGGTGAAGGTGGTGCTGTGTTGATTCTCGAATCTGCGGAGTTAATAAAACAACGTCAAGCAAACCCAGAAAATATTTATGGAGAAATTCTGAGTTTTGGCTTGACAGCAGATGCGTTTCATGGTAATCAACCAGAGCCAGAAGGAAAAAGCGCGATCGCTGCAATCAATCAATGTTTAGAACGTAGTGATTTAACACCCGCAGATATAGACTACATTCATGCTCATGGTACGGCTACGCTCCTCAATGACCGTATAGAAAGCAAAATAATACAGTATTTATTTCCTCCACAAGTAGCAATTAGTTCTACTAAAGGCGCTTCAGGTCATACACTAGGAGCATCGGGAGCTTTGGGTGTAGCTTTTTCCCTCATGGGTTTAAAGCATAAAATATTACCTCCTTGCGTGGGATTGCAACAGCCAGAAGTTGATTTAAATTTCGTGACAACAGCAAGAGAATGTGAAATGCAGCGAGTGCTATGTTTTAGTTTTGGTTTTGGTGGACAAAATACAGCGATCGCTATAAGTAGTAGCAATTTGATATATTGA
- a CDS encoding DUF928 domain-containing protein has product MKLLQTSLYFVVFYLTLYPVAPSVLAQSHPTKRTWQISQQFKPPIDNQPNPATIGAGTRFKPPIDDDPNPPTVGAATRGPSCLKKQVMTPLLPANQSGLTLNKHPTFFWHIPPAPVKNAEFLIITDGEEKVIYKTTLTLPDQPGIVSFTLPKTITGLEANKTYRWYVTLICDPEDSSNNPYVEGLVKRIPAKLALSESLAKDNLLEMATIYAQEGIWYEALASLVKLRCNQPNDSIVKLHWRQLLDSVGLNDIVSEPLVDFCKIKN; this is encoded by the coding sequence ATGAAATTGCTCCAGACATCTCTATATTTTGTAGTATTTTATTTAACTTTATATCCCGTAGCACCATCCGTACTAGCTCAGTCACACCCCACAAAAAGAACTTGGCAAATAAGTCAACAATTTAAGCCTCCAATAGATAATCAGCCCAATCCTGCAACTATTGGTGCTGGAACCCGATTTAAACCACCAATAGATGATGACCCCAACCCCCCTACGGTTGGTGCTGCAACCCGTGGGCCTTCATGTCTAAAAAAACAGGTAATGACTCCCTTACTACCTGCCAATCAATCAGGACTTACCTTGAATAAGCATCCTACATTTTTTTGGCATATACCCCCGGCTCCAGTCAAAAACGCTGAATTTCTTATCATCACCGATGGAGAGGAGAAAGTAATTTATAAAACAACTTTGACCCTACCTGATCAACCGGGAATAGTCAGCTTTACTTTGCCTAAGACTATAACTGGACTAGAAGCCAATAAAACTTATCGCTGGTATGTAACCCTGATTTGTGATCCTGAAGACTCCAGTAACAATCCTTATGTAGAGGGTTTGGTTAAACGCATCCCAGCAAAGTTAGCCTTATCTGAGTCTCTAGCAAAGGACAACTTACTTGAGATGGCGACTATCTATGCACAAGAGGGAATTTGGTATGAGGCACTGGCTTCGTTAGTTAAATTACGTTGTAATCAGCCAAATGACTCAATAGTAAAGCTTCATTGGAGACAACTTTTAGACTCCGTAGGATTGAATGATATTGTATCTGAGCCATTAGTCGATTTTTGCAAGATCAAGAATTAA